The DNA segment GCACGGAAAGTAAACTGAGCTTCCACGTCGGAGCGCAGGATTTCCTTGCCATTCACGCGCGCGGCCACAGCACCACCGGCGGCTTGCTGCCCCTGCTTGTTGCATCCGGCGGCCAGCAACGCCAGTATTACCAATCCCAGCAGAAATCGATTCTGCATTCTTCCTCCTCGGTTATTTAAGGCTAGACGTATGATTTCCATTTATCTACAACAGACCGGCTGCCTTGCGACAATTCGCTCCGCTTACAGCTTGCGAATCTCGGCGGCAAGGTGGTCTATGTTATCAGCATTTTTAAATAATCTGATCCCTGCGATACCGGCTGCTCCGGCAAGAACGCAATCCCGGGCATTGGATAGATCCACTCCACCCAGCGCAAATACAGGAACCGTTAGTTCCGCGCAGATGCTTGAAAAACCTTTGAGCCCCAACGGAACGACCCCGGGCTTCGAGGGTGTCGTGAAAACAGGGCCTAGTATAATATAGTCAGCACCGGCTTGCTGAGCCTCAGCGGCCTCCCGTAGGCTATGGCAGGAGACACCGACAATCAAGAAATTAGGCAATCGGGACCGAATCGCGGCCAGCGGCAGCGACTCGAAGGAGAGATGCACGCCATCCGCTGCACTGGCGATGGCCACATCGACTCGTCCATTTACCAAAAGACGAGTCCCTCGGGTGCGCTCATTCATCTGGCTGAATTCCGCAACCAAACTGAGCAGGCTCGCCCCGCTCATATCCTTCTCGCGC comes from the Acidobacteriota bacterium genome and includes:
- a CDS encoding thiamine phosphate synthase, whose product is MFWGGSIQLALSYYITSRMQWGADEPASRSLVETVRKAFQAGVDYVQVREKDMSGASLLSLVAEFSQMNERTRGTRLLVNGRVDVAIASAADGVHLSFESLPLAAIRSRLPNFLIVGVSCHSLREAAEAQQAGADYIILGPVFTTPSKPGVVPLGLKGFSSICAELTVPVFALGGVDLSNARDCVLAGAAGIAGIRLFKNADNIDHLAAEIRKL